The Musa acuminata AAA Group cultivar baxijiao chromosome BXJ2-5, Cavendish_Baxijiao_AAA, whole genome shotgun sequence genomic interval CTATTGATAATTGACATCAAATGGGTCTTTAGGAATAAGTAAGATAAACTTGGTTTCGTGGTtcaaaataaggctagattagtggctaaatatTTCAATTAAGAAGAAGATATAAATTATGAAGAAACgttcgctcttgtggcaagacttaaagccataaggatactccttacatatgcatattttaataattttaagttatttcaaatgaatgtcaaaagtaatttttttaatgattttatttccgaagaaatttatATTGAGAAACCATCCGAATTTGAGAATGTTTATTTTCCAACCATGTTTTTAAGTTATATAAAGCTCTTTATGGGTTGAAGCAaatcccaagggcttggtacgagggacttagctcatttcttattaagaataatttttttgaaagacAAAATCgatatcatattatttattaaatattttaaaaatatttttttattatttaaatttatgttgatgatattattttttattctacaaatttatgttaatgatattatttttttattctacaaatgaatctttgtgTGAGCCATTTGCCAAAAGTAAGAGCTacgaattcaaaatgagtttaatgggagaattgatattttttttaggattataaattaagtaactaagtaataacttttattagtcaaactaaatatactttggATTTACTAAGACGATTTTACTTGAATAATGCTAAAGCCATTAACACACCAATAAAAGCCTCGTTACTTATCTTGTTGAGTGAGTCCAAGAAAAGCCTCACCTAAGTTGGATTCTCTCATAACTGAACGATATTAGGAATTACAGGTTACAGTTGGTTGGATCATTAAACTCTATATTATCATAAATTATGTAAATTAGAAGAGAAGAGGGATGATAGTCCACATCATCTCGATCATAGTTATCTTGTATAGTGATCTAAGGAAAACCTCATCATAACGACTTGAGTTAGATTTTCTCATATAAAAGAAAAGTGTGATCATTGAAGGGTATCGATGATATTTTGGGTCTAGGGTAAAGAATGGGAGAGAAGTATTCTTGATGGTCAATCTGTTTATATCAATTtagataattaatttaaaatgatAAAGTTAATTTGATGTAGTTCGAATATGTCATATTTAGAATTAGAAAAAAAGTGTGTTTTGagataaaaatatgatatgaaaATCCAAAGATAGAACCTTGGTTGGAAGTGGATCATTCTATAATATTCGCTCAAGTGAGCATATGTTCATTGGATAATAAAGACAAAGGGAGAAGGATTTAAACAAATTATAAGAgttcaaataatataaaaaaattatgtttttaatgtGTAGTATTATTCATTCTTAAATGGTTCAGCTCTAAAAAATTGAAGTGaacaaatatttttctttaatgttATACACATCTCTAGTTGGTGTGTAACtatttcttaagtgattatagTAAAATAACACAAAAGTTTCTCTATGTAGCGAGTAATATCAAGTAATATAATCAACGAGCATCAAATGTATGGACAAAAAAAGGAACGATGGGTGTCCGTGTTACATCACTTGTCCTCCTCACTTGAAAACGGATACAAATGTTGGCTGCTTCACGTTGGAACTGTTGTCCGTAGTACGCCATTTTGTTTGCCGAGCGACTCCGAGACAACTCCTGAGAGCATCCTATGATCTTATCAACGACACGTTACAGTGTAAGGATTGCATACGACGATCTCCTCAAATTGCTTGAAATCTCGAGCAATAATTGATCACAAGAGGAAGGGGAGCGGAGAAGGCGTGACCGACGTGATGCTGATATAGCATATCACGTGATGTCCATGTTGTGGTTGTCAGATTTTATATGCCCAGGAAATGCCACGTAGCCGCCTCGTCATCGACAGTTCCCCTCACGTTAGAATCTTTAGCAGCGAGTGCCGTCACATGGCTCATCGTATGATCCATAAATGAGGTTTCGTTTACCTGCCACTTGATTGGAGACTGTGACGGGCCCCACGAGGGCCGTAAACATTTCTCACGGGGTTTAACGTCATAAAATAATGACCCAAATTTATCTCCCAGTACTCGAGTGGAAATAATGACCGCCTCGTCATCGACTCCCTTCCTCGTTCATGGAAACAAATAGATTCGAGAACCAAATTGGACTGCGGTGGCACATTTAGGGAGCACGGTGTCCTCATCTTCTTCCTACCACTTCACCcccccatccccatccccatccccatccgTGCTTAATGCAACGTCGCCGACCTCCTAATTGATTGACCCTACTACTCCTCCGTCCTCATGGCCCGATTCCAGCGCCACTTTGGTGGCTTCCGCTCCTCGCACCCCTCGCAGCAGCATTGCTCcttcgcttcctcctcctcctcctctgaagaagaagaagaagatgatgatgatgaagaggaagaggaagtggaTGAGCAAGAGGAGGAGTGCCCGATTTCTTCGCCTTTGATCGTGCCGGGACCGAAAGCAAAAGAGGGGGAGAGAAGGGAAAACCAGCGGCAGCACCAAATAGTGACGGTGCTGGTGGCGGCGCTGAGGAAGTCGCTAGTGATGTGCAGCGTGGCGTGCGGCCAGCGCGGCGCCTCCCCTGCTTCCATGGAGATCGGATGGCCCACCGACGTGCGCCACCTCGCGCACGTGACCTTCGATCGGTTCGATGGCTTCCTCGGCCTGCCTGCCGAGTTGGAGCCCGAGGTTCCCCCGAGGGTTCCCAGTGCCAGGTCTATCTCCTATCTCTTTCTTTgccttttcctcttcttttgttGTCGATCGTCTCCCTTTTTCATTCGGTTTGTTAATTGTCAATCATGATGTGGTTTGTAGACGCGGTAATCGTTTATGATTGTGGCATCACCATCTGTGTCTCTCACGAACACATCTTCGTTACTTGTTTGCTTGATTCAGTAGCTAAATCTGTTGGAATCGTGGTAAAATGGGACTCAAATGGATTACAATGCCAGACACTCAAACAGGATTCATGTACCAGTAATTATTCCTCGCCATCACTATGCAGCTCTATTTGTTGCCGATTAATTCCTAAATGGTATCTTCTTCAATTTCCGTGCTTGACTCTGATGCCTATCCCAGTCAGCCACCATTTCATCtcagtttactttatctcatgTAAGGAGATAGGGGTGTTCTTTCTTGTATTTATATAAGGTGCTCGAGACAATGCGACACACCTGAATGTCTGAGGAGAGACTTAATTATTTGGAGGAATGGTTGGAGCTACTGAGAGCTCCTGTTTGGTGGGCAACACGATGATGACAAGAAGAGCTATAGATTAATTGAGTGAATCCCTTCCCTTTTTCACTTGTCTAATATTTCGACTGATTTCACTTGTCTAATATTTCGACTCAAAACATTCGTTCATCTAGGTGGTCTTTTTTATATAAAAGAGCTTTTAGTCCTCTTTGGGATAGCAGTATCGTTTGAATCCTTCCTCTAGAAATTTGCACATAGTTTTTCCGATTGTATCTTGGGATAAATTTATCTGTATCTTGTATGAGAATCTGATTTTTATCCTGGGATAAATTTATCCTCCACTAGATAATTCACTTTTATGAATTATCGTGTAGCGTTTGATCCATTAAGGACCCAAAAAATTCATTCATCTAGGTCGGTTTTATATAAAAGAGCTTTTAGTCCTCTTTGGAATAGCAGTATCATTTGAATCCTTCCTCCACTAGAAATTTGCACATAGTTTTTTTGATCGTATCTTGGGATAAATTTATCCCTATCTTGTATGAGAACCAGGTTTTATCCTCGGAAAGCATCCAATATGCTTCCAGATTCTATATTTATAACTTTCTCTTCATGTTtcaatatatctttttttatatttcttaattAAATTTGATCTAGTTTAATTTAGGCTCTAACAATCTAATGAAAAATCTTGCATACCAAACTTTTGATTAAGAATATAACGAGGAGCTAACCTTCTTTAAAACAAATTAATCATAAAAACTGTTGTTATGTCCGATTGATTAATTGATTAatgtattatttaaaaaaatgagGTTAGGTTTTGATCAAATTCTGCATGACACTTTAATAACTGTTCGTGCATTTAGTTAAACAAATTAAATTACTtttattgataaattaatattgtTTCCACTAGATTCCTTCTTAAACAGAACCTGATATTTTTACTGTCTTTACTATTTTTGATAATAATCCTGATTTGTTTTTGGGTAATATTGGTTCAAACTTTGTTTCAAAAGTCAAATCTGAGAGATTttgttttaatgaactttttctgTACTATGTtaacattttaattaatttttaaaaatttaaatttctagATCTGAAGACTCCTAATACAAGTTTTGAAGATCTTTGATCTTTGGACAACTTCAAACTCGTAAACTATtttaacattttaattaattttaatacaaGTTTTCTGTACTATGTtaacattttaattaatttttaaaaaattaaatttctagATCTGAAGACTCCTAATACAAGTTTTGAAGATCTTTGATCTTTGGACAACTTCAAACTCGTAAACTATTTTAACAAAACTTCCTACAATCAAATTCCTAAACAAAACCATGCCATATTtctattttcattaaaaaaaatcaaacttttCTATTTCTAGAATAACCAATTTAAATATATCTAAGCTTGATAAAGTGGAACAAGAAAGCTTAAAATCCAATTTTGACCTTTTTCTTTAATGATACACATAAAAAAGAAATTTGAATAGAAAATTTATTCTATAAAGAAACTTCTTTACTAACAAATTAATTACTACCTGTTTTATAGAAGTCTGTTCTGAAAAAGGATATCTAATTTtgaattatcataaatattttttaaaaaatagtttaataattttatgtttaaaaatattaagaagttttaaaaattttgaaatttaaaGTCAGAAAATTCTAGACAtccatttaataataataattctgatttttcttttcctttaattttaatttttttgaaaaatattaaatatttaaataagttttaattgatataagaaagaaattatttttgatatattGTGTAAGCTCtaattctaaaataaatttttgcttaaaggaaaattaTTTTCGGATTTAGTTTCctattttttgaatttaaaatttAACGATTTCATGACatttaaaattcaaaattttataattcttgtattaaaaatattatcgtctgttttcattttttttttaaatatcttctGTTAGAGACTTGTTTTGCTaacttatataataattttataaattaattttggtTTCTTGTCAAACAAACAATCTTGTACATGTTGTTTCATGTTCTAAATTGGACGTTTGATTCGATACTGTTCAAATTGATTAAGGTGATGTTTATTGTATAGTGGAAGTGATTAATGATATATTTCATTGCTCTTGTTGTTTGTATTATTTCCTTTATCTCAATTTTTAGTTCTACCGTGCACATTGTTTTTATCTTTGAGCAGTAGCAATAGAACCAGTCATGCCTTTCCTGATTGAATAGCCatcatttatttgattttaacTGTAGAGATCATAATTAATCTAATAAGTCATCTcatcaaatgtttttttttttcatagtacGAGTATATTTGGAGTTTCTGTCGAATCTATGCAGTGCTCCTATGATAAAAGAGGAAACAGCGTTCCAACGATTCTACTGTCAATGCAAAGGCATTTGTATTTACAAGGAGGTCTACAGGTTAGCTCAttcttgcatatatatatatatatatatatatatatatatatatatatatatatatatatatatatgtacatgtatatgtagatgtacatgtatatgtacatatatatatgtatgtatttatttatatatgtatgtatgtatgtatgtattggaTACATATTCATCCATAGAATTCCTTATTTTCTTGAAGGTGGAAGGAATTTTCAGAATTAATGCTGAGAATAGCCAAGAAGTGTTTCTCAGAGAACAACTGAATAGAGGAATTGTACTACATGGAACTGATCTGCATTGTCTAGCAGGATTGATAAAGGTGTTATAAACATCCAACTTTATTAAAGAATTGAGTTTTTAGTTAAGCTATCTTTGATTTGCTAAGCATCTCCTGATTTAAGATCATTCATTTCGTGAACACAAATATACATTCTTTTGTACTGGGGGTGTTCTGAAGTAGAGTTAAGCGTTAAGATCGATTTCTTGCACTTTCTCAAAATAAAGAATATAGATTGATTCAAAAGAAGTGAATTTCCTGTTTCAGAAACTTTTTCAATTTCTAGAATGTTCTTGTTCTCCTTGAGTCAAGGTTCACAATTTCATGTATCAATACTATACCAATCAGGGTTTAGACTAGTACCTATAAGTCCGTGGCAATGTACCAACACTCGATATGCTGGTACCTACCAAGTTTCAAAGACAACCTAAAAAGGTTGAAAAAAGAAACCATATAGGTATCGAGTGGTCTTGTACCAACCATATACTAGGCATACCATGTGGTATAGGACTGGTACCAGACATACCACTAGGTTTACCATGGTCCGTACACCAGTAACATGTCAGACTGGTAAATACCATTTGTACTATTGGTGGTATTGCAAACATTCTTTTGAACAACTCTTCTTATTGCAAATACTTATGCCAATGATCATATATTAATATTCCATGAGCCTACAAATTTCTGTTTGTTCCATTCAAACCCAGTGATAGTACTCTTCTGCATCAAGTCTAAAAATGttcaattttattatatttatttatctaaAAGTTAGtctaacataaattttttttcaacTACCTATTTCAAACCTTGAAGGAGACTCCAATATGTACATGATAGTATTTGTGTATTTTTCTACTGTTGTATGGATGTTTAAGAAGTTGCTATATCTCTATTTTCTTACTCTTTGCTTGATTTCTAATAACCTCCTTACACATCAGAATTTGGCACTGAACATGATCAAAAGACTTCAATTCTTATAGTAAATGAGGAATAAGAGACAATCAATGCATAGAGCCATTGGATCTATCAATCTTAGATTACAGAATTAAGAAAACAAAATTGTTGTGCAGATGAAATTTAATTCTGTTTGCGATTGAAAAATTCAAATGTATTTTGGTTCTTTTTGAACAATTCATTTAGTATTTAGCTGATCAGAAGTTCTTTTGCTGCTGTAGGCATGGTTTAGAGAGTTACCCAGAGGAGTACTCGACTCACTGACACCAGATCAGGTGATGCACTGCAACACTGAAGAAGTGTGCTCTGAAATTGCGAGGATGCTACCACCAACTGAAGCAGCATTGCTTGACTGGGCCATTAATTTGATGGCAGACGTTGTGGAGCACGAACACTACAATAAAATGAATGCTCGAAATATTGCAATGGTTTTTGCACCTAACATGACTCAGGTTACCAGAGAATGTTAGATCTTAGCTGAGTACTGTTCACGCAGAGTGAATCTATACTAAGGACTTTTTCATGTCTATTTTTCAGATGGCTGATCCATTAACTGAACTGATCCATGCTGTCCAAGTGATGAACTTCCTCAAGACATTGATCATAAAGACGCTGCGAGAAAGAGAAGAGGCATCTTTTGCTGCCATCGCATTCAGTTCGTACTCTGAATCTCCAAGTGACAAGGATGAAGCAACATTATCTAAACCTTCAGAAAAATATGCTCTGTGCACCAATGAGAAAATTCTAGGCATCTATGCCCTTGATAAAGTCGCTATAGGCAAACTCTTGTTCAATGGTGAACCATCATTGGGTAGCAGTGAAGGCAGCTTTGAGCCTAAAATTGAAATGATAGATGAATTAGATGCTACAAGAGATGAGTGTCAGTGTGGATATGTATATGGGGATGTGGAAAGTATGATGGATAGGGTGAGTTTTAGGAAGGTAGTGAGGAAGTTTTGCAGTCGCCCTATTTTTCAACTAAGTAGGTGCCCTAAGAAGCAGGCAAAGCTTGTAAATTTGGATGAAGGAAGAGAAGCTTGGACATGATATGCTTTGTATGACATGCAGAATATGTATCTTTGGGCCATTTATGTACTTCAATGTGTATTCAAAAATTTAGGAGATGGTAGCTTCTTCTTGTTCATAGCTTCAGCTTGGTAATAAGCAGAGTAAAAGTAATGCAGCAGGAAATGCTCAGCATCAACATAGTAGTAGTAGCTACAGATAGGGTTTCATGCTTCTTATTTAGTGGGATCACACCTGATTACATTCGACAACATTCGATAAAATAAAGACAAATAATTAAGGATACAAGCCTGAAATATTTTATATCCAATTCAACTAATTTGAAGGTGATGTATAGTGCAGCATTACCTACACTGAACTGGTTCTGACAGGAGACATCATCTCAGTGATATAAATGGAGCTAAGGTTTGACCTTCCTGGCGAAGCAGAGAGATCAGAGCAGAGAAATGCTAGTAAATGAATTGATGGAGAATGGGTTACATGAATCCAGAGAACGGACTCTTGCCTGGGCCATGCTTCATCACTCTCCGTCCCCTCCCTCTACCTGAGAAGACGGGAGAATAGAATCACAAAGTACATCTCACACAAATACTCACACAAATATTGTTTCTTCAGCCGTTCATATGCTTTTATCTCACACAAAGTACATCTCTAATGCAATTCATCTTCATTCAAACTTATAAGGGCTTAATccctttacttttttttttttatcaatttatttcattcaaatcaaatcttgcctactcatatctcatcttaaaattttaaaaagatatAATGAGATTCGATAAACTTTAGAGATAGAATTACATTAATAATCAAACACTTCTATCTCAACCTCTTTTGCCTCTATCCTATCTcactctttttcttttgattttgagCATTAAATTGCCCCTTATTCATAAAGGGCTTAAGATTCAACAAAACAAATGACTAATAAAAGCCTTAGGACTATAACTAAAACTAAAGACTCTTAGGTCAATGATATACATGTAAACATGAAGTCCAATTAGATCTACTTTAACACTTTAAAGTATTTATTCTTCTCCCCAATATAACATGTATATATCTTCAGATCAAGCCAATCTATAGCGTAGCTCATAGATGTTGAGTCATATGATCATGAATTATGGATCCATAAATAGCATAGTTTATGGATGGATCTCTATAGCAATAAAGATTCATATAACATCTCAAATAGTTCAAAATTTACGATTTTATTAGTGTGGATTTACCAATCCTTCATACACGAAGCAGCCCGGTAACTCTACGATTTAATGAACATCGAGTAATTATAATGCTAACAACAACAACATGTCGCAATTGAATGCACACATTCAATGAACTGCATCACAATAGGAAATCTTAGCTACACGTAGATAACTGATGTGGACTTGAGCTTTTGCTTCTTCCTCTACATTTCAGTAGTGCCCCTTTGTCCTTGTTACTGCAACAATGTCTACTTCTTTCCATTGTCTCTTAGTAAGCAATTCACTGACTCATAGAGGGGGAAAAAAATTCAACCTCTCATTATTGATAATTTCttaaagaataataaaatattattttaatatttatagctctaaattttattttactttttttttcacgTCCCTTATTTCATCCTCATTGTCGAAAAGGATTACAAATAGTAATTATCAAAGAGGGTTACAAATAGTAATTATCAAAAAGGATATAATAGAGAAGAAAAAATAAGTCGACATTTGAGGCAATTTAAGTATCCTAGAATTATTCTGTAATTATTCATTCCCGAATAAGGCAAAACTAAGATTGGTCATCTGAAAACGGGTAATTCCTCACGGTTTAAAGTGGTCGGGCTTGTAAAGACTACTGATTAACCTTAGGAGATGACATCCACTGTGGTGGGTTGAAGAGGACTTGATGATGTTTGGTCTTGTATTACTTGAAGAGCGTCGAGTCAAGGCTTCTTTGAGCCGATAGCGATTTCAGTGATCTTGCCTTTTTTAGGTACATCCCCATAAGAAGGTTAAGAGAGTTTGTACTGGTAAAGATTAGTGACCAACTTTATGAGATGACACCTATCCGAGTGCTCAAAATGGGGATTCTAATAAGATTACATTCAGCATTCAGAGCGACATATGCATCCATCTCGGCGCTCGAACTGACGTTGATTCCCAAAGTATGAGACTACGGTAAGATCACATTTAGTTTATATTGGTTGAAGAATTGGAGTCATTACTTACTGCAATCACGACGGGCCGTCGTTTTCTTTGTATCTTCTTCCCAATCACGTGGCTTGCAGGAGGTTCCAATCCACAGTCTGCACAAAACACGGCAAAGCACAAGAATGGAAGTGTTCAGCTTGGGAGTTCAACCACCACCTACCCAGTTTCCTTGTTCGACGATGGACTTTAATGAAAGACATCGTCTCATGAATCTCCCTCTCACTCTCCACACACGTCCATTTACTTCCCAAATCATTGATATCCATATTCTCCGTCAATCCCCACCCCATTCTCTGCGTGGTTTGGCCCGTTGGAATGGTTGCGATCGCCCATTTCCGAGGACATCAAGCAGGCATCTTTTGCTGCACTTCTTCTCTGTCTCCTACCCTTTGCTGAGAGTTGCCATCATCAAGGAGTATAGTGCTCTGTTTTGGACGGCCGAGCTCATCACTGTAACTGGAAGATTAGCAGCTCTTGATTCGGTCATGGGCAGCGGAGCCGTGAGGACGGCGTTGGTGGTGGCGGGGCGGGTGGCCAACGACGTGCTCAGCTTCGTTGTCTTTACTCTGCTGGACGTGGTGGACGGGCTCCTCTGCTTCTTCTACAAGCTGGCGGATTATGCGCTGGAGGCGCAGTGGAAGCCCTGCTACTGCTCCTCCTCGCCGGGTGGAATCATCTCTGGCAGTAGCAAGATCTTCGTCCTCTCCATGATCTCCTCCACCAAGCTACATCTCGAGGACATCTCCGATACTCTCTACTCCCGCCCTTCCTTCCTCTCCGAAACCTCCAAGACTGTCCTCGACGAGCTCCGCAGGCGAAAACTCATCCGGTGGCGGCGCAGCACTTCGCCGTCCTCTGTAACCGCCGCCACCACTGTCACCGTCAACTCCACCATAATCCAGATGCTACAGGGAAAGATGGGCAGCAAGAAGTCGCACCCCGTCCGCTCCTGGTCCGACTGTCCATGCGACAGCTGCTCCCCGTCCGGCTCGCGCGACACTCTCTTCGTCCATGCCGAATGCCCCAAAGGTTAGCCTTGAACCAGAGTTACACAGTAGGTAAATCTAACGTGACGGCCATATGATAAGCAATGCGGCTTAGATGGAAGCATGGCAGAGGAGGACGTGCTGTTCATCCATGGATTCATATCCTCATCAGCATTCTGGACGGAGACGGTGTTCCCCAACTTCGGCGACGAGGCCCGGGCGAGGTATCGCCTGCTTGCGGTGGATCTGCTGGGGTTCGGCAAGAGCCCCAAGCCGGTGGACTCGCTGTACACGTTAAGAGAGCACGTCGAGACCATCGAGAAGTCCGTCCTGGAGTGCTACAACGTCAAGTCCTTCCACCTCGTAGCACATTCTCTGGGCTCTCTCCTCGCGCTCGCCCTCGCCGTCAAGCACCCCGGCGCGGTCAAATCCCTCACCATCCTCGCGCCGGTAACCCAGCCGACGTCTCTGCTAGCTATATTTCATCtcgttctttggtgttctcttgttGATCATCGAGCATCGGCAGCCGTACTTCCCGGTGCCGAAGGGGGAGCAGGGGACGCAATACGTCCTG includes:
- the LOC135611809 gene encoding probable lysophospholipase BODYGUARD 1; its protein translation is MEVFSLGVQPPPTQFPCSTMDFNERHRLMNLPLTLHTRPFTSQIIDIHILRQSPPHSLRGLARWNGCDRPFPRTSSRHLLLHFFSVSYPLLRVAIIKEYSALFWTAELITVTGRLAALDSVMGSGAVRTALVVAGRVANDVLSFVVFTLLDVVDGLLCFFYKLADYALEAQWKPCYCSSSPGGIISGSSKIFVLSMISSTKLHLEDISDTLYSRPSFLSETSKTVLDELRRRKLIRWRRSTSPSSVTAATTVTVNSTIIQMLQGKMGSKKSHPVRSWSDCPCDSCSPSGSRDTLFVHAECPKDGSMAEEDVLFIHGFISSSAFWTETVFPNFGDEARARYRLLAVDLLGFGKSPKPVDSLYTLREHVETIEKSVLECYNVKSFHLVAHSLGSLLALALAVKHPGAVKSLTILAPPYFPVPKGEQGTQYVLRRVAPRRVWPPITFGSSVICWYEHISRTVCLILCKHHRLWERIFKFATRNRVRTYLMDGFFCHAHHASWHTLHNIICGSAGKMEGYLDEVRDRLSCDVAVFHGRDDELLPLECSYAVKSKIPRARVTVVDDKDHITIVVGRQKAFARELEEIWRNAKSNSERYSQRRKN
- the LOC135612802 gene encoding rho GTPase-activating protein 3-like isoform X1 — its product is MARFQRHFGGFRSSHPSQQHCSFASSSSSSEEEEEDDDDEEEEEVDEQEEECPISSPLIVPGPKAKEGERRENQRQHQIVTVLVAALRKSLVMCSVACGQRGASPASMEIGWPTDVRHLAHVTFDRFDGFLGLPAELEPEVPPRVPSASTSIFGVSVESMQCSYDKRGNSVPTILLSMQRHLYLQGGLQVEGIFRINAENSQEVFLREQLNRGIVLHGTDLHCLAGLIKAWFRELPRGVLDSLTPDQVMHCNTEEVCSEIARMLPPTEAALLDWAINLMADVVEHEHYNKMNARNIAMVFAPNMTQMADPLTELIHAVQVMNFLKTLIIKTLREREEASFAAIAFSSYSESPSDKDEATLSKPSEKYALCTNEKILGIYALDKVAIGKLLFNGEPSLGSSEGSFEPKIEMIDELDATRDECQCGYVYGDVESMMDRVSFRKVVRKFCSRPIFQLSRCPKKQAKLVNLDEGREAWT
- the LOC135612802 gene encoding rho GTPase-activating protein 3-like isoform X2; translation: MARFQRHFGGFRSSHPSQQHCSFASSSSSSEEEEEDDDDEEEEEVDEQEEECPISSPLIVPGPKAKEGERRENQRQHQIVTVLVAALRKSLVMCSVACGQRGASPASMEIGWPTDVRHLAHVTFDRFDGFLGLPAELEPEVPPRVPSASTSIFGVSVESMQCSYDKRGNSVPTILLSMQRHLYLQGGLQAWFRELPRGVLDSLTPDQVMHCNTEEVCSEIARMLPPTEAALLDWAINLMADVVEHEHYNKMNARNIAMVFAPNMTQMADPLTELIHAVQVMNFLKTLIIKTLREREEASFAAIAFSSYSESPSDKDEATLSKPSEKYALCTNEKILGIYALDKVAIGKLLFNGEPSLGSSEGSFEPKIEMIDELDATRDECQCGYVYGDVESMMDRVSFRKVVRKFCSRPIFQLSRCPKKQAKLVNLDEGREAWT